The following is a genomic window from Miscanthus floridulus cultivar M001 chromosome 14, ASM1932011v1, whole genome shotgun sequence.
gtgcttcttcaacatcggcagggacctggccacggattgttttgaaaattgcctttgcggggtccgagtcatctaccagttgggcggtatcctgcttgtaacaagtccaggagagcttccaacttggacttaatttctgccgatattgttcccagtgcaagggaagaacttgtttcctctccatcatcgtcagaaacgtcaatggcaaaggaaaataggctgtttggggagtcttgttcctgagaaaaagaaaaagaggtcagttaaggataagtatgaatattataaatcgactaggtcaatcggcttacctgtttcaaggcaatttcctgtacttggctggaggaagcagcctggagtatgccgtgtggaggatcggctgagcttgccgatgggatatcctctgtggcctcatcggtggttggcccttggggtatgatgaccgatggtatgtcctgtacaggaggattaactgcttgctcagttgcatcgactgattctggccggcttgcagacgttggggcagatgtggggatcggcatggacttctgtcgttttggctgtgcctcggcatctgttaaggctttgcgctttgcttgggcctcagcaacggttggctggggggcatcggcacttgttggttgtggagcttgaacatctggtacgcttgccgatgtacccatttgttgctgcaaaacaagtgtaaggtatgatatttaacagataaaatgtaaaatcaaaggaatacctctgaaggtttgtcagaggtagtggtgcttgatgtcggaggaattgccgatgacgatccagcagcggctcttacaccctgatgattaatgttaatacagtttgtgatcggcatgagtagaaataaacagggttgttaccttgaatgccttgatcagggttgtagcagcagccaatggagtggccctagctgtagccaatttggacttggaggtgatggtcttggcacgggtcttctggtgagtcaaagcagctaaggtgggggcgttgtagccgatcggtgatatcggggaaacaggccgaagatcgaagggtttcccacttttgctcatagatggtgctgggttgttaacctgtcacgagaaagttagttaccgatatatgaaaggaaaaagcagaagggagttaaaagaaacttactgcgtcatcgggaatggcgtattcagggtcgatcatgtgccgatatgtgtgagcagatgttgcaaacagttgttccctccactctcgccaccattgcttatatgattcggtgatgaaagatgctggcgtccagatggatatatcgacatctgtagtatcggcatcgggggagagtcgcactaccctgctccaatctgttccgcaggtgattgtttctctgggtttgatcacatcggcaaaacaaagtttgattggcagttgcccaaaagccaattgacgggatactgccgatggattgtaaattcatacgtgatattggtgtttttcccgctaccgaatgtgtttactgggattgccctgggagtaatgatggccatcatgagttcattatccttgattcagagtgtcatcggcaaagttgaa
Proteins encoded in this region:
- the LOC136502627 gene encoding uncharacterized protein, whose protein sequence is MIDPEYAIPDDAVNNPAPSMSKSGKPFDLRPVSPISPIGYNAPTLAALTHQKTRAKTITSKSKLATARATPLAAATTLIKAFKGVRAAAGSSSAIPPTSSTTTSDKPSEVFL